One genomic window of uncultured Fusobacterium sp. includes the following:
- the lpxA gene encoding acyl-ACP--UDP-N-acetylglucosamine O-acyltransferase produces MIEIHNTAIIEEGAVIEDGVKIGPYCIVGKDVKIGKNTILQSHVVVEGITEIGENNTIYSFASIGKASQDLKYKGEPTKTIIGNNNTIREFVTIHRGTDDRWETRIGNGNLIMAYVHVAHDVIIGDGCIFSNNATLAGHVVVDSYAIVGGLTPIHQFCRIGSFSMVGGASAVNQDICPFILAEGNKAIPRGLNSVGLRRRGFTDEEISRLKKAYKIVFRSGLPLKDALAQIEAEIEQDKNITYFVDFIKNSNRGIAR; encoded by the coding sequence ATGATAGAGATTCATAATACTGCTATAATTGAAGAGGGAGCTGTTATAGAGGATGGAGTAAAAATAGGTCCATATTGTATTGTAGGAAAAGATGTAAAAATAGGTAAAAATACAATATTACAATCTCATGTTGTAGTAGAAGGTATTACAGAAATAGGAGAAAATAATACTATTTACTCTTTTGCTTCTATAGGAAAAGCTTCTCAAGATTTAAAATATAAAGGTGAACCAACAAAAACAATAATAGGAAATAATAATACTATTAGAGAATTTGTAACTATTCATAGAGGAACAGATGATAGATGGGAAACTAGAATAGGAAATGGAAATCTTATAATGGCTTATGTACATGTAGCTCATGATGTAATTATAGGAGATGGATGTATATTTTCTAATAATGCAACTTTAGCTGGACATGTAGTTGTAGACAGTTATGCAATAGTTGGAGGACTTACTCCAATACATCAATTTTGTAGAATTGGTTCTTTCTCAATGGTAGGAGGAGCTAGTGCTGTTAACCAAGATATTTGTCCATTTATATTAGCTGAAGGGAATAAGGCTATTCCAAGAGGACTTAATAGTGTAGGGCTTAGAAGAAGAGGTTTTACTGATGAAGAAATAAGCAGATTGAAAAAAGCTTATAAGATAGTATTCAGAAGTGGACTTCCTTTAAAAGATGCTCTTGCTCAAATAGAAGCAGAGATAGAACAGGATAAAAATATAACATACTTTGTAGATTTTATAAAAAATAGTAATAGAGGTATAGCTAGATAA
- the lpxI gene encoding UDP-2,3-diacylglucosamine diphosphatase LpxI (LpxI, functionally equivalent to LpxH, replaces it in LPS biosynthesis in a minority of bacteria.), with product MKKIGIIVGNGKLPLYFLEEAEKQHLDAFPLGLFDTIDEKIKLHKNFKAFNIGEVGNIVKYFLLNGINEIVMLGKVEKEIIFKEIKLDKFGEELLKRLPDKKDETLLFAVIAFFRLNGIKVLPQNHLLKNFMFENRCYTQLKPSYEDMKTIKIGIEAAKSLSEVDAGQTVVCKNSSVVALEGIEGTDKTIKRAGELAGVGTIIVKMSRPQQDMRVDIPAIGIETVKNAVEIGAKGIVGEAGKMLFLNRDEVIKLAEKNSLFILGIKV from the coding sequence ATGAAAAAAATAGGAATTATAGTAGGTAATGGTAAATTACCCCTCTATTTTCTTGAAGAGGCAGAAAAGCAACACCTTGATGCTTTTCCACTAGGACTATTTGATACCATAGATGAAAAAATAAAGCTACATAAAAATTTTAAAGCTTTTAATATAGGTGAAGTAGGAAATATTGTAAAATATTTCCTACTAAATGGTATAAATGAAATAGTTATGCTTGGAAAAGTAGAAAAAGAGATAATTTTTAAAGAGATAAAATTAGATAAATTTGGAGAGGAACTTCTAAAAAGATTACCAGATAAAAAAGATGAGACTCTCCTTTTTGCAGTTATAGCTTTTTTTAGATTGAATGGAATAAAAGTTCTTCCTCAAAATCACCTATTAAAAAATTTTATGTTTGAAAATAGATGTTATACTCAACTTAAACCAAGTTACGAGGATATGAAAACTATAAAGATAGGAATAGAAGCTGCTAAGTCTTTAAGTGAAGTAGATGCAGGGCAAACAGTAGTTTGTAAAAACTCATCAGTGGTAGCTCTTGAGGGAATAGAGGGAACAGATAAAACAATAAAAAGAGCAGGAGAGTTAGCTGGAGTAGGAACAATAATTGTAAAAATGTCTAGACCTCAACAGGATATGAGAGTAGATATTCCTGCAATAGGAATAGAAACTGTAAAAAATGCTGTTGAAATAGGAGCTAAAGGAATAGTTGGAGAAGCTGGGAAAATGCTTTTCTTAAATAGAGATGAAGTTATAAAATTAGCAGAAAAAAATTCTCTATTTATACTTGGAATAAAAGTTTAA
- the lpxC gene encoding UDP-3-O-acyl-N-acetylglucosamine deacetylase, translated as MKRKTIAKEIEYIGIGLHKGENIKMRLLPSENGIVFKRVDLEAGKNEITLDIANTFDLTRGTNLQNEFGAKVHTIEHFLSALYALDITDLIVELDGNELPICDGSARVFIEIFEKVGLKELDLEVEPLVVKEPIYLTVGDKNVIALPYDGYKLTYAIRFEHTFLKSQLAEFEVNLENYKKEIAPARTFGFDYEIEYLKKNNLALGGTLDNAIVIKKDGVLNPDGLRFEDEFVRHKMLDIIGDLKILNRPIKAHIIAIKAGHALDIEFAKLLKNM; from the coding sequence ATGAAAAGAAAAACAATAGCTAAAGAGATAGAATATATTGGAATTGGGCTTCATAAAGGAGAAAACATAAAGATGAGATTACTTCCAAGTGAAAATGGAATAGTCTTCAAAAGAGTAGATTTAGAAGCTGGAAAAAATGAAATAACTTTAGATATAGCAAATACTTTTGATTTAACTCGTGGAACTAATTTACAAAATGAATTTGGAGCAAAAGTTCATACAATAGAGCATTTTTTATCAGCACTATATGCTTTAGATATTACAGATTTAATTGTAGAATTAGATGGAAATGAATTACCTATTTGTGATGGAAGTGCAAGAGTTTTTATAGAGATATTTGAAAAAGTTGGTTTGAAAGAATTAGATTTAGAAGTAGAACCTTTAGTTGTAAAAGAACCAATCTATTTAACAGTAGGAGATAAAAATGTTATAGCTTTACCATATGATGGGTATAAATTAACTTATGCTATAAGATTTGAACATACATTTTTAAAATCTCAATTAGCTGAATTTGAGGTAAATTTAGAAAACTACAAAAAGGAAATAGCACCAGCTAGAACTTTTGGATTTGATTATGAGATAGAGTATTTAAAGAAAAATAATTTAGCTCTTGGGGGAACTTTAGATAATGCTATTGTTATAAAAAAAGATGGAGTATTAAATCCAGATGGACTTAGATTTGAAGATGAGTTTGTAAGACATAAGATGTTAGATATTATTGGAGATTTAAAAATACTAAATAGACCAATTAAAGCTCATATTATAGCTATAAAAGCAGGACATGCTTTAGATATAGAATTTGCAAAATTACTAAAAAACATGTAA
- the fabZ gene encoding 3-hydroxyacyl-ACP dehydratase FabZ → MLDILEIMKRIPHRYPFLLVDRIIEVNKEEQKIRGIKNVTINEEFFNGHFPGHPIMPGVLIVEGMAQCLGVLVMDGIEGKVPYFVGVESAKFKSPIRPGDQIVYEVEVEKIKRNFVKAHGKALVDGNLACEASFTFCITDK, encoded by the coding sequence ATGTTAGATATTTTAGAAATAATGAAAAGAATACCACACAGATACCCATTTTTATTAGTGGATAGAATCATAGAGGTAAATAAGGAAGAGCAAAAAATTAGAGGAATAAAAAATGTGACTATTAATGAAGAGTTTTTTAATGGACATTTCCCAGGACACCCTATAATGCCAGGTGTATTAATAGTAGAAGGAATGGCTCAATGTCTAGGAGTACTAGTTATGGATGGAATTGAAGGAAAAGTTCCTTACTTTGTAGGAGTAGAAAGTGCAAAATTTAAAAGTCCTATAAGACCTGGAGATCAAATTGTATATGAAGTAGAAGTAGAAAAAATAAAAAGAAACTTTGTAAAAGCACATGGAAAAGCTTTAGTAGATGGAAATCTTGCTTGTGAAGCAAGCTTTACTTTCTGTATAACAGACAAATAA
- a CDS encoding UvrD-helicase domain-containing protein, producing MSILDKLNERQREAAEKIEGALLILAGAGSGKTRTITYRIAHMVKEVGISPYKILAVTFTNKAAKEMKERVEDLVGEEAKRVMISTFHSFGLRLLRVYGDRLGYNSNFTIYDTDDQKRVVKNIMKDLVIKNKSLKESLVVSIISKLKEDEISPDEYENTEKYNENGKIIAEIYRRYNSVLKSNNAMDFSDILVNTNRILEIPDVLNKVQDKFQYIMVDEYQDTNNIQYKIVNKIAKKYGNICVVGDENQSIYGFRGANIQNILNFEKDYPDATVVKLEENYRSTSVILDAANAVIKNNSSARDKKLWTKKSVGEKITLESCSDGREEASYVVGEIIRGKAKGNKYRDFTILYRTNAQSRMFEEKLLRENIPYKIFGGTQFYQRAEIKDVVAYLSVINNLEDNLNLTRILNVPKRKIGDKTLEKISDFAKENGLSLFKTLGRVEEISGLSANLKITILNFYKMMMEFIELSEGAGVSELFDTIVKEINYNDYLIANYEDYETRKENIEELKNSIVELEKVVENLTLREYLENISLISATDNLEEEKDYVKLMTIHNSKGLEFPIVFIVGMEEGLFPGSRAEFDSNELEEERRLCYVAITRAEEKLYMTYANSRIMYGNEDWSREASRFIDEIPKELIESNISRVVSYKPNNEKGSFITERAFKKMITIEDLNKTAKNFPYSVGEKVMHKKFGLGVVKAVNDKKVEINFVDGKREIAMAVAEKFLTKC from the coding sequence ATGAGTATATTAGATAAATTAAATGAGAGGCAAAGAGAAGCAGCAGAAAAAATAGAGGGAGCACTTCTTATTCTTGCAGGAGCTGGGTCAGGAAAAACTAGAACAATAACTTATAGAATAGCTCATATGGTAAAAGAAGTTGGGATATCTCCATACAAAATTTTAGCGGTTACTTTCACTAATAAAGCAGCTAAAGAGATGAAAGAAAGAGTAGAAGATTTAGTAGGAGAAGAAGCTAAAAGAGTTATGATATCTACATTTCACTCTTTTGGTTTAAGACTTTTAAGAGTTTATGGAGATAGATTAGGATATAATTCTAATTTTACTATTTATGATACAGATGATCAAAAAAGAGTAGTAAAAAATATAATGAAAGATTTAGTTATAAAAAATAAAAGTTTAAAAGAAAGTTTAGTAGTTTCTATTATTTCTAAATTAAAAGAAGATGAAATATCTCCAGATGAGTATGAAAATACAGAAAAATATAATGAAAATGGAAAAATAATAGCTGAGATATATAGAAGATATAACTCTGTTTTAAAAAGTAATAATGCTATGGATTTCTCTGATATACTTGTAAATACTAATAGAATTTTAGAAATTCCAGATGTTTTAAATAAAGTACAAGATAAATTTCAATATATAATGGTAGACGAGTATCAAGATACAAATAATATTCAATATAAAATAGTAAATAAAATAGCTAAAAAATATGGAAATATTTGTGTAGTTGGAGATGAAAATCAAAGTATTTATGGATTTAGAGGAGCGAATATTCAAAATATTTTAAATTTTGAAAAGGATTATCCAGATGCTACAGTAGTAAAACTAGAAGAAAATTATCGTTCAACTTCTGTCATACTAGATGCTGCAAATGCTGTAATAAAAAATAACTCAAGTGCTAGAGATAAAAAATTATGGACTAAAAAGAGTGTAGGAGAGAAAATAACATTAGAAAGTTGTAGTGATGGAAGAGAAGAAGCTAGTTATGTAGTAGGAGAGATAATTAGAGGAAAAGCTAAAGGAAATAAATATAGAGATTTTACTATATTATATAGAACAAATGCTCAATCAAGAATGTTTGAAGAAAAACTTTTGAGAGAGAATATTCCATATAAAATTTTTGGTGGGACACAATTCTATCAAAGAGCAGAAATAAAAGATGTAGTAGCTTATTTATCTGTTATTAATAACCTTGAGGATAACTTAAATCTAACGAGAATTTTAAATGTTCCTAAAAGAAAAATAGGAGATAAAACTTTAGAAAAAATATCAGACTTTGCAAAAGAAAATGGATTATCTCTATTTAAAACTTTAGGAAGAGTTGAAGAGATTTCAGGACTTAGTGCCAATTTAAAAATTACTATTTTAAATTTTTATAAAATGATGATGGAGTTTATAGAATTAAGTGAAGGAGCAGGAGTTTCAGAATTATTTGATACAATTGTGAAAGAGATAAACTACAATGATTATCTTATAGCTAATTATGAAGATTATGAAACTAGAAAAGAAAATATAGAAGAGTTAAAAAACTCTATAGTTGAATTAGAAAAAGTAGTAGAAAACTTAACATTAAGAGAGTATTTAGAAAACATATCTCTTATAAGTGCTACTGACAATTTAGAAGAAGAGAAAGATTACGTAAAATTGATGACTATACATAACTCAAAAGGATTAGAATTTCCAATAGTTTTTATAGTAGGAATGGAAGAGGGGTTATTCCCTGGAAGTAGAGCTGAATTTGATTCTAATGAACTAGAAGAGGAAAGAAGACTTTGTTATGTGGCTATAACAAGAGCTGAAGAAAAACTTTACATGACATATGCTAATTCTAGAATAATGTATGGAAATGAAGATTGGAGTAGAGAGGCTTCAAGATTTATAGATGAAATACCAAAAGAATTAATAGAATCAAATATTTCAAGAGTTGTTAGTTATAAACCAAATAATGAAAAAGGAAGTTTTATAACTGAGAGAGCTTTTAAAAAGATGATAACCATTGAAGATTTAAATAAAACAGCTAAAAATTTTCCATATTCAGTTGGAGAAAAAGTTATGCATAAGAAATTTGGGCTTGGAGTAGTTAAAGCTGTAAATGATAAAAAAGTTGAGATAAATTTTGTAGATGGTAAAAGAGAGATAGCTATGGCAGTAGCTGAAAAATTCTTAACAAAGTGCTAG